The following proteins come from a genomic window of Rutidosis leptorrhynchoides isolate AG116_Rl617_1_P2 chromosome 10, CSIRO_AGI_Rlap_v1, whole genome shotgun sequence:
- the LOC139872295 gene encoding chaperone protein dnaJ 49-like — MDGNKDDALRCLKIAKDALVSGDRARALKFISKAKRLDPLIHVDDVFSNLESENTTNESGSGSGSGSGLSKQPENDSGIRRRVPVSETGSSGSGGYSKEQVMIVSEIKRKKDYYEILGLEKDCSVEDIRKAYRKLSLKVHPDKNKAPGAEEAFKKVSKAFQCLSVEENRKQYDLVGSDEPVYETRAARRGGRSNGFYYEGDVDAEEIFRNFFSGGTGPRATTQFTGFSFGPGTGVRMQAGNGSGGMRTLIQLLPVLLIILLNFLPSNEPIYSLSRTYGYDHVLTTQKGVNFYVKSRNFEQDYPLNSQERERIEKRIEHDYVSILSHNCRLEIQRNQWGYYQQETPNCDRLRQFEAIA, encoded by the coding sequence ATGGATGGCAATAAAGATGATGCTCTAAGATGTTTGAAAATTGCGAAAGATGCATTAGTGTCAGGCGATCGAGCTCGTGCCCTAAAATTCATATCGAAAGCTAAACGATTAGATCCATTAATTCATGTTGATGACGTGTTTTCCAATTTAGAATCCGAAAATACCACTAATGAATCCGGTTCAGGATCGGGTTCAGGATCGGGTTTGTCGAAGCAGCCCGAGAATGATTCGGGTATAAGGCGAAGGGTTCCGGTTTCAGAAACCGGGTCTTCGGGTTCAGGAGGTTATAGTAAGGAACAGGTTATGATTGTGAGTGAAATTAAGAGAAAAAAAGATTACTATGAGATATTAGGGTTGGAAAAAGATTGTAGTGTTGAGGATATTAGAAAAGCATATAGGAAATTGTCTTTGAAAGTTCATCCTGATAAGAATAAGGCCCCGGGTGCGGAAGAGGCGTTTAAGAAAGTATCGAAAGCGTTTCAGTGTTTGAGTGTTGAAGAGAATCGAAAACAGTATGATCTTGTCGGGTCAGATGAGCCGGTTTACGAGACACGGGCTGCTAGACGCGGTGGTCGTAGTAACGGGTTCTATTACGAAGGTGATGTTGATGCTGAGGAGATTTTTAGGAACTTTTTTTCCGGAGGAACGGGCCCGCGGGCTACCACCCAGTTTACGGGTTTTAGCTTCGGGCCGGGCACTGGTGTAAGGATGCAGGCTGGAAATGGGTCAGGGGGGATGAGGACTTTGATTCAGTTGTTACCGGTGCTTTTGATCATTTTGTTGAACTTTTTGCCGTCCAATGAACCGATTTATTCCCTTTCGAGGACTTATGGTTATGATCATGTGTTAACTACACAAAAAGGGGTTAATTTCTATGTGAAATCGCGTAATTTTGAACAGGATTATCCGTTGAATAGTCAAGAAAGGGAGCGAATTGAGAAAAGGATTGAGCATGATTATGTTTCGATTCTTTCTCATAATTGTCGGCTTGAGATACAACGAAATCAGTGGGGATATTATCAGCAAGAAACACCAAATTGTGATAGGTTAAGGCAGTTTGAAGCTATTGCTTGA
- the LOC139873340 gene encoding MAPK kinase substrate protein At1g80180-like, translating into MAGLPRSDLSFRRSGSSGLVWDDKLLSGELKPKVEEEKDKKDPQRSEPKPYRTMEVAATLDPPSPKVSGCGAICSMFGKPVKNQNQKQRRNR; encoded by the coding sequence ATGGCTGGGTTACCAAGGTCAGATTTGTCTTTCAGAAGATCAGGGTCATCAGGGCTTGTTTGGGATGATAAGTTATTGTCAGGGGAACTTAAGCCAAAGGTAGAAGAAGAAAAGGATAAAAAAGACCCACAAAGATCAGAACCCAAACCATATAGGACCATGGAGGTTGCAGCCACACTTGACCCACCTTCACCTAAGGTTTCTGGGTGTGGTGCTATTTGTAGCATGTTTGGTAAGCCTGTCAAAAACCAGAACCAAAAGCAGAGAAGAAACAGGTAA